In the Dioscorea cayenensis subsp. rotundata cultivar TDr96_F1 chromosome 12, TDr96_F1_v2_PseudoChromosome.rev07_lg8_w22 25.fasta, whole genome shotgun sequence genome, one interval contains:
- the LOC120273730 gene encoding uncharacterized protein LOC120273730, producing MADGQYVEAKTSVWWDIENCQVPRGCDPHLIAQNIRSGLAEMDYKGAVSIWAYGDTGNIPNTIQQALSSTGVSLNHVPAGVKDASDKKILVDMLFWAVDNPPPANFLLISGDRDFSNALHQLRMRRYNVLLAQPTNVSQALVAAAKTVWLWTSLVSGGGPISVPVPSHIADGASDDTSSGDDDTNPRNTFTPGHGSRRTRASKLHSSSSRRPIIIICGRAKNQHGTSSGKPAVNGRAANGHGSSKTADNLQKDKQNQKNPKQAHSSNSGHGGNAKAGNGNGSSAKANSGNGSSAKANSGNGSSGTAANKQSQKKPKQPHSSDNSSPGSRKGCAPSGKPDSQCKQSQKKPKQPHSSDSSIPGSRKGCAANAKPDNQCKAKQGPKNPKQKSKCLLMRKFGDDLPANDERVLDSVSVDLQKRTSALKDIGVAKDRNDTTSGCRYHPKKPIEFAGYERLIGPEITNEDSTVDSHFQASIGEARQPVTEEMADGKYAEAKTSVWWDIENCQVPKGCDPHLIAQNIRSALADMEYKGAVAIWAYGDTSNIPAAIQQALSSTGVSLNHVPAGVKDASDKKILVDMLFWAVDNPPPANFLLISGDRDFSNALHQLRMRRYNVLLAQPANVSPALVAAAKTVWLWTSLVSGGPPLPVTSHLFIDASANASSTATTQKSISESAETSKSMDSSFESSCLGNKKGYGGNGGRCDNRYKAKQVVKNLKQPNSSTPKTMSNEFKFRSFPGKQWHTPEIYGNFNPNVIQGLQQMDQVTAPAMSSSDSICFNVSSTETIQNPSPYSVQTTNFMSGASDGPLMGSQKGYGPYGGNRRADNWHQGKQAWKNPKQPNSCLPRTTIHEFRPLSGIEGHIRETSCNFNSNGKLGLNQVMASVISGSDSVGLNASDTDTIKNPTPGTMQTNKHADDSSDCSSLGNHKVHGSSGRADNWQKGKQSWKNTKQPHSNIPRNTSTEPKLVSGNQGYVGETHNFNPNMNQDWQQINQVSAPAVSGSDSSNFSASGPNSMKNYISDSLQSAIPVDTSSDSSFPGSRNGSATCGKADNWYKGKKAWKNPKLPNSSLPRTTSDEFGKLSGNQGRVDGTSSNFNQNVKQSLQQGNLVSAPDMPGSNCGHWNVTITSSSVSQSSSQKSLTQCACSQQSEENHIKEAPYEFHGSMSCGVSSEPIPGCSLPSSDFLSTNKSNLPNNPPTQPFYPMPRPHDLVSPEANFAPGNLPAPSTLHLSHYPSTARLSGPQPPTSGAPPTSPNSNSFSTSEYPSGFHQNAIFSQSNHEPNVSSCMNHSNAQSGPPLYDNNMSNAPTAHSMEINTSISGGWGSPSCSTPSDVVQGLMGTILRALHTLKSDKIAPTEANISDCIHYGEINMPNFDVRIALNHAVEYQMVVTYKLGSNLPFYIAKNAKIWKCVNVMDTNVNHPKAIWDAILVFLSQSDGHHAIMTSQCRYQAAVALKRSCLKNLVVGDVLQILHAVINVKKWIIPHSSGWHPLSINLPVTESSELGSSNP from the exons atggcgGATGGGCAGTATGTGGAGGCGAAGACGTCGGTGTGGTGGGACATCGAGAACTGTCAGGTTCCCAGAGGATGCGATCCTCACCTCATCGCTCAGAATATAAGATCGGGGTTGGCGGAGATGGACTACAAGGGCGCTGTTTCCATCTGGGCTTATGGAGACACCGGTAACATCCCTAATACTATTCAGCAAGCCCTTTCCAGCACTGGCGTCTCGCTCAATCACGTCCCTGCTG GTGTGAAGGATGCAAGTGATAAGAAAATTCTAGTTGATATGTTATTCTGGGCAGTAGATAATCCTCCTCCTGCTAATTTTTTGCTTATTTCCGGTGATCGGGACTTCTCGAATGCACTTCATCAACTCCGAATGAGGCGATACAATGTATTACTAGCACAACCAACTAATGTTTCCCAAGCACTCGTTGCTGCTGCTAAGACTGTTTGGCTTTGGACGAGTCTTGTGTCAGGAGGCGGACCGATATCAGTGCCAGTGCCTTCTCACATTGCTGATGGTGCTAGTGATGATACATCATCAGGCGATGATGATACGAATCCCCGAAACACCTTTACTCCAG GGCATGGTAGCAGAAGAACAAGAGCTTCCAAGCTGCATAGTAGTAGTAGCAGAAGACCCATTATCATTATCTGTGGAAGAGCTAAGAATCAGCATGGTACTAGCAGTGGAAAACCTGCTGTGAATGGAAGAGCTGCTAATGGGCATGGTAGCAGTAAAACAGCTGATAATCTGCAAAAAGATAAACAGAATCAGAAGAATCCAAAGCAAGCACATTCCTCTAATAGTGGGCATGGTGGCAATGCAAAAGCTGGTAATGGGAATGGTAGCAGTGCCAAAGCTAATAGTGGGAATGGTAGCAGTGCCAAAGCTAATAGTGGGAATGGTAGCAGTGGAACGGCTGCTAATAAACAGAGTCAGAAGAAACCAAAGCAACCACATTCCTCTGATAACTCATCTCCGGGAAGTCGAAAAGGGTGTGCTCCTAGTGGAAAGCCTGATAGCCAGTGTAAACAAAGTCAGAAGAAACCAAAGCAACCACATTCCTCTGATAGCTCAATTCCGGGGAGTCGAAAAGGGTGTGCTGCTAATGCAAAGCCAGATAACCAGTGTAAAGCTAAGCAGGGTCCGAAAAATCCGAAGCAAAAGTCCAAATG TTTGTTAATGCGTAAATTCGGCGATGATTTACCGGCAAACGATGAAAGGGTGCTTGATTCTGTCTCTGTTGATTTGCAAAAGAGAACTTCGGCATTGAAGGATATTGGAGTAGCCAAAGACAGAAATGATACAACCAGTGGTTGCAGATATCACCCAAAAAAACCCATTGAATTTGCTGGATATGAAAGGCTCATCGGA CCAGAGATTACCAACGAAGACTCTACAGTAGACTCGCATTTTCAAGCTTCGATCGGCGAAGCCAGACAGCCGGTGACGGAGGAGATGGCCGATGGAAAGTATGCGGAGGCGAAGACGTCGGTGTGGTGGGACATCGAGAACTGTCAGGTGCCCAAGGGATGCGATCCTCACCTCATCGCTCAGAACATTAGATCGGCCTTGGCGGACATGGAATACAAGGGCGCTGTGGCGATTTGGGCTTACGGAGATACCAGTAACATCCCTGCTGCTATCCAGCAAGCCCTCTCTAGCACTGGCGTCTCCCTCAATCACGTCCCTGCTG GCGTGAAGGATGCTAGTGATAAGAAAATTCTTGTAGACATGTTATTCTGGGCAGTAGATAATCCACCTCCTGCAAACTTTTTGCTTATTTCTGGTGATCGGGACTTTTCAAATGCACTTCATCAACTTCGCATGAGGAGATATAATGTATTACTAGCACAGCCGGCTAATGTCTCCCCAGCACTTGTTGCAGCTGCTAAAACTGTTTGGCTTTGGACGAGTCTTGTGTCAGGGGGGCCGCCATTACCAGTAACTTCTCATCTGTTTATTGATGCTAGTGCCAATGCATCAAGCACTGCTACGACCCAAAAAAGTATTTCGGAATCTGCAGAGACAAGTAAATCCATGGATTCTTCTTTTGAAAGCTCATGTCTGGGAAATAAAAAAGGATATGGTGGTAATGGTGGAAGGTGTGATAATCGATATAAAGCCAAACAAGTggtaaaaaatctaaaacaacCAAATTCAAGCACACCGAAAACCATGAGCAATGAATTCAAATTCAGATCATTTCCTGGAAAACAATGGCATACTCCTGAAATTTATGGTAATTTTAATCCTAATGTTATTCAAGGTTTGCAACAAATGGATCAAGTTACTGCACCAGCCATGTCAAGTTCTGACAGTATTTGCTTTAATGTATCCAGCACTGAGACAATACAAAACCCTTCTCCATATTCTGTGCAGACAACTAATTTCATGAGTGGTGCTTCTGATGGTCCACTCATGGGAAGTCAAAAAGGGTATGGACCGTATGGTGGTAATCGAAGAGCTGATAATTGGCACCAAGGCAAACAGGCTTGGAAAAATCCTAAACAACCAAATTCATGTTTACCAAGAACTACAATCCATGAATTCAGACCACTCTCTGGAATTGAAGGTCACATCAGGGAGACTTCTTGTAATTTTAATTCCAATGGGAAGCTAGGTTTAAATCAAGTTATGGCATCAGTCATATCAGGTTCTGACAGTGTTGGCTTGAATGCATCAGACACTGATACAATAAAAAACCCCACTCCAGGTACTATGCAGACAAATAAACATGCAGATGATTCTTCTGATTGCTCATCCCTGGGAAATCATAAAGTGCATGGTAGCAGTGGAAGAGCTGATAATTGGCAAAAAGGTAAACAGAGTTGGAAGAATACAAAGCAACCACATTCAAACATACCAAGAAATACAAGCACTGAACCCAAACTAGTCTCCGGAAATCAAGGTTATGTTGGTGAAACTCATAATTTTAATCCAAATATGAATCAAGATTGGcaacaaataaatcaagttTCTGCACCAGCTGTGTCAGGTTCTGACAGTTCTAACTTTAGTGCATCAGGTCCTAATAGTATGAAAAACTATATTTCAGATTCTCTGCAGTCTGCTATTCCTGTGGATACTTCCTCTGATAGCTCATTTCCGGGGAGTCGAAATGGTTCTGCTACTTGTGGAAAGGCTGATAACTGGTATAAAGGTAAGAAGGCTTGGAAAAATCCAAAGCTACCAAATTCAAGCTTACCAAGAACTACAAGTGATGAATTTGGAAAATTATCAGGAAATCAAGGCCGTGTAGATGGAACCTCTAGTAACTTTAATCAGAATGTTAAGCAAAGTTTACAACAAGGGAATCTGGTTTCTGCACCAGATATGCCAGGTTCAAATTGTGGTCACTGGAATGTTACTATCACGAGCTCTTCCGTCTCTCAATCATCTTCTCAGAAAAGTCTCACCCAATGTGCTTGCTCTCAACAATCAGAAGAGAATCACATTAAGGAAGCTCCATATGAATTTCATGGTTCTATGTCATGCGGTGTGTCTAGTGAACCTATTCCTGGCTGCAGTTTACCGAGCTCTGATTTCCTTAGTACTAACAAGAGCAACTTACCAAACAATCCCCCTACACAGCCTTTTTATCCAATGCCAAGACCACATGATCTAGTGTCACCTGAAGCAAATTTTGCTCCTGGGAATTTGCCTGCTCCAAGCACACTCCACCTCAGCCATTATCCATCGACAGCCAGGCTTAGTGGCCCACAACCTCCAACTTCTGGTGCTCCACCTACCTCACCTAATAGTAATAGTTTTAGTACCTCAGAATATCCAAGTGGTTTTCATCAAAATGCCATCTTTTCTCAGTCCAACCATGAACCTAATGTTAGTTCATGTATGAATCATTCTAATGCACAAAGTGGGCCACCTCTTTATGACAACAATATGAGTAATGCTCCGACTGCTCATTCGATGGAGATTAACACATCTATCAGTGGTGGCTGGGGTTCTCCCAGTTGTTCTACACCATCTGATGTGGTTCAAGGTCTCATGGGGACTATATTGCGTGCCTTGCACacactaaaatctgataaaatagCTCCTACAGAAGCAAATATATCTGATTGCATTCATTATGGGGAGATCAATATGCCAAACTTTGATGTTAGGATTGCCCTGAA